A genomic window from Thunnus maccoyii chromosome 2, fThuMac1.1, whole genome shotgun sequence includes:
- the ptcd1 gene encoding pentatricopeptide repeat-containing protein 1, mitochondrial, producing MLTSVACSCVRNGRKITAPVAKLSLFPTVKTSPSGLKLTGVQHLSQHRPARLLTAPPWQLPTGLTVRSVSLSASSRGDADPRGSPSVPADGEDFGSLSADMSSRRSFRKSSPYTQDLRYREDEAAAAGEEEEEESPVKPRRWTGRRNTPYWYFLQCKKLIKDNKLQEALDLFSRDMLQGERLQPEECNYSVLIGGCARAGQLKKAFKLYNDMKKRGLDATDATYTALFNACAESPSKQVGLQQALKLEQELRRKNYPLSTITYHALLKTHAITNHLQACLHTFREMLQNGHAVTQETFHYLLMGCLKDKEVGFRLALQVWRQMLKSGILPDSKNYNLLLRTARDCGIGDPALATGVLLRTDWECRKEREHVSRVKSDSRHKDLIDIDFLERQLFIQPDSHGDSQKGSRDSEEESHSRQDSTHLIPVRQRENVSLPVNLADASTAPNLLDLFEGKSVGVISLGAVDRASDRLALIGGGQGFLEKMAAKGLNPDLRTLTLLADTMEPSYQSLQMLLKVAKQHQVKLDIAFFNSVIRRAARAGDLDGAKSVLSVMRQRNVSVDVQTFGSLALGCERQKDGLQLLKDMEEAGLRPNVQVFSALIGRAIRRLDYVYLKTILKSMSDMKVWPNEVIIRQLEFATQYPPNYNQYKSRNNYLVHINGFRGYYQQWLRAMPAQSAEDEQEAELQAEMDPAVLKTEAADGLTEAQRNQRAAARRYRSRNKDKTSSSVSAL from the exons ATGTTAACGTCCGTTGCCTGTTCGTGCGTGCGAAACGGGAGGAAAATAACGGCCCCCGTTGCTAAGTTGTCCCTGTTTCCAACGGTTAAAACGTCACCCAGCGGACTGAAGTTGACAGGGGTACAACATTTGTCACAACACCGCCCCGCCAGACTCCTCACGGCGCCTCCCTGGCAGCTTCCAACGGGGCTAACTGTCAGATCCGTGTCCCTGTCAGCCTCCTCCCGAGGGGATGCGGACCCTCGGGGCTCCCCCTCAGTCCCTGCAGACGGAGAGGACTTCGGCTCTCTGTCCGCCGACATGTCCTCCAGGAGGTCGTTCAGGAAAAGCAGCCCGTACACCCAGGATTTGCGATACCGAGAGGACGAGGCAGCCGCCGCcggggaagaggaagaggaggagagccCGGTGAAGCCTCGCAGGTGGACCGGGAGGAGAAACACACCTTACTGGTACTTCTTACAGTGCAAGAAGCTGATTAAAGACAACAAG CTGCAGGAGGCTTTGGATTTGTTCAGCAGAGACATGCTGCAGGGAGAGAGGCTGCAGCCGGAGGAGTGCAACTACAGTGTCCTGATAGGAGGCTGTGCTCGAGCTGGACAACTCAAAAAGGCCTTTAAACTCTACAATGAT ATGAAGAAACGAGGTCTAGATGCTACGGATGCTACGTACACCGCGCTGTTTAACGCCTGCGCTGAGTCGCCATCAAAACAAGTCGGTCTTCAGCAGGCTCTGAAGTTGGAACAAGAACTCCGTCGTAAAAACTACCCCCTCAGCACCATCACGTACCACGCCCTTCTGAAGACGCACGCCATCACCAACCACCTTCAAGCCTGTCTGCACACGTTCAGG GAGATGCTGCAGAACGGCCACGCTGTAACTCAGGAGACGTTTCACTACCTGCTGATGGGCTGTCTGAAGGACAAAGAAGTAGGATTCAGACTGGCTTTACAG gtTTGGCGCCAGATGTTGAAGTCAGGGATTCTTCCAGACTCTAAGAACTACAACCTACTCTTGCGAACCGCGAGGGATTGTGGGATTGGAGATCCTGCCCTGGCCACTGGTGTTCTGCTGAGGACTGACTGGGAGTGTCGGAAAGAGAGGGAACACGTGTCACGTGTCAAGTCAGACTCCAGACACAAAGATCTAATAGATATTGACTTTTTGGAGAGGCAGTTGTTTATCCAACCGGATTCACATGGTGACAGTCAGAAGGGCAGCAGAGACAGTGAGGAGGAGTCCCATAGCAGACAAGACTCAACCCACTTGATACCAGTCAGACAAAGAGAAAACGTCTCGCTACCTGTTAACTTAGCAGATGCTTCTACAGCCCCGAACCTACTGGACCTTTTTGAGGGAAAAAGCGTTGGTGTGATCTCCTTAGGCGCAGTTGATCGAGCATCCGATAGACTCGCTCTGATCGGAGGAGGTCAAGGTTTCCTGGAGAAGATGGCAGCCAAAGGACTCAATCCAGACCTCAGAACTCTCACCCTGTTGGCCGATACGATGGAGCCAAGCTATCAGTCTTTACAGATGCTGTTGAAGGTCGCCAAGCAGCATCAGGTGAAGCTTGACATCGCGTTCTTTAACTCTGTGATTCGCCGAGCAGCCAGAGCCGGTGACCTGGATGGAGCAAAG TCCGTGTTGAGCGTGATGCGACAACGCAACGTCAGTGTGGATGTACAGACGTTTGGGAGCCTCGCACTGGGCTGCGAGCGACAGAAAGATGGTCTGCAGCTGCTGAAAGACATGGAG gaGGCGGGATTAAGGCCTAACGTCCAGGTGTTTTCTGCCCTCATTGGCCGAGCAATTCGTCGACTGGATTACGTCTACCTTAAAACAATCCTCAAAAGCATGAGCGACATGAAGGTGTGGCCCAATGAGGTCATCATCAGACAGCTGGAGTTTGCTACTCAATATCCTCCCAACTATAACCAG TACAAGTCCAGAAACAACTATCTCGTTCACATTAATGGTTTTCGAGGTTACTACCAGCAGTGGCTGAGAGCCATGCCTGCCCAGAGCGCTGAAGACGAgcaggaagcagagctgcaggctGAGATGGATCCTGCTGTGTTGAAAACAGAAGCTGCAGATGGATTGACAGAAGCCCAGAGGAACCAGAGAGCAGCAGCGAGGAGATATCGTTCTCGTAACAAGGACAAGACGAGCAGCTCTGTATCAGCTCTCTAA
- the zgc:112980 gene encoding uncharacterized protein zgc:112980 isoform X1 gives MCTAADNREIIILSDDDDEDSDHDISCSDPSVLIVEVEDVKKSDCVLPPSALDEDLVVTFSRRAEVLPHARYDCPIHPFTATDNEVNAPVAGNQLICDQCFCYICDKLASSCVMWCHSGVCHCNSHKRSNFWNDLRNSTLLGALKTFNLTLSEIDAHLRRAETMLQSFKRELSVQFSSFMKGKTLEEYGLLNHQGLIHDYTPVYESVSSFLNKADEQDGRAAAIMRLGAAEDFIRHFHVTGTFILQSPMSNAAEAKVVLMHRVVASVQRQMVMADFTSQFIHKLQDFYKRFNFPPELRSMRNSLCVRPWDDVLLVSVMKGQNVSGVRKDKGKKDVLIEQISVVLLRTELLQHQHRYRELCRYLRVVQTDEPKLLQQVQDLIPFFMCMDGDFTSAVQSSLSSVNSPASRFTPSLFFLYLRIFETATAPNLTVSQPAQLCSSDAEWKPIKDAAPLKPAELVKFALSVQRCCSAVYTDSQCWTLLLTIVNTPCDSLNGLPAPTPEFLNEAKDVVNSILLDQSCSNIQIPRFFQMVYPDHALLLLVTGALGLRILHAALNPALPLLNTFKENTWALRWLWDNLSSSTDRCSSFLQEIKQEMENTTDEENLLPFLQSIIPTLSSSAKDWDHTYCSPAAIKLRSSLLKAPSQCQLADAVTLLAPFAPKIAKF, from the exons ATGTGCACAGCGGCGGACAATAGAGAAATAATCATcctcagtgatgatgatgatgaagactcTGACCATGACATATCATGCAGTGACCCCTCGGTTCTCATCGTGGAGGTGGAGGATGTGAAGAAGAGCG ACTGTGTGTTACCTCCCAGCGCGTTGGATGAAGACCTGGTCGTCACCTTCTCCCGTCGTGCTGAGGTGCTGCCTCACGCACGCTACGACTGTCCCATACATCCTTTCAC GGCTACAGACAATGAGGTCAACGCTCCTGTGGCTGGAAATCAGCTCATTTGTGACCAGTGCTTCTGTTACATCTGTGACAAACTGGCGTCATCG tgtgtaaTGTGGTGTCACAGTGGTGTGTGTCACTGCAACAGCCACAAAAGGAGCAACTTCTGGAACGACCTCAGAAACAGTACGCTGCTGGGAGCTCTGAAGACTTTTAACCTCACTCTGTCTGAAATAGACGCTCACCTCCGACGTGCAG AGACAATGCTGCAGAGCTTCAAAAGAGAGCTCTCTGTGCAGTTTTCTTCCTTCATGAAGGGAAAGACGTTAGAGGAATACGGTCTTTTGAACCATCAAGGCCTGATCCACGA TTACACGCCTGTGTATGAGAGCGTGTCATCGTTCCTGAACAAAGCAGATGAACAAGACGGCAGAGCTGCAGCCATCATGAGACTGGGAGCCGCTGAGGACTTTATCCGACATTTCCATGTCACagg GACTTTCATCCTGCAGTCTCCCATGTCTAATGCTGCTGAGGCCAAAGTGGTGTTAATGCACAG ggtAGTAGCATCAGTGCAGAGACAGATGGTAATGGCTGATTTTACCTCACAGTTCATCCACAAACTGCAGGATTTTTACAAAAGATTCAATTTCCCCCCTGAGCTGAGGAGCATGAGGAACAG CCTGTGTGTGCGTCCCTGGGATGACGTCCTGCTGGTGTCTGTAATGAAGGGGCAGAATGTGTCGGGTGTCCGCAAAGACAAAGGCAAGAAGGACGTCCTGATTGAACAGATCTCTGTAGTTTTACTGAGGACAGAACTTCTACAGCATCAGCACAG GTACAGAGAGTTGTGCCGCTACCTACGAGTTGTCCAGACTGATGAACCCAAACT CTTGCAGCAGGTACAAGACCTCATCCCTTTCTTCATGTGCATGGACGGGGACTTTACATCGGCTGTGCAGAGTTCGCTCTCATCGGTGAACAGCCCCGCCTCCCGCTTCACTCCAAGCCTCTTCTTCCTTTACCTCCGCATCTTTGAAACAGCAACTGCACCAAATCTGACGGTCAGTCAGCCCGCACAGCTCTGCAGTTCTGACGCAGAATGGAAGCCAATTAAAG ATGCTGCACCACTGAAGCCTGCTGAGCTGGTCAAGTTTGCTCTCAGCGTTCAGAGATGCTGCTCAGCTGTTTACACAGAT TCTCAGTGTTGGACCCTTTTACTCACAATCGTTAACACACCTTGTGATTCACTCAACGGTCTACCAGCACCCACCCCGGAGTTTCTAAAc GAAGCGAAGGATGTTGTAAATTCGATTCTGCTCGACCAGTCCTGCTCCAACATACAGATCCCACGATTCTTCCAGATG gtgtaCCCAGATCATGCCTTGTTGCTGTTGGTAACAGGGGCTTTAGGTCTGAGAATCCTTCATGCTGCTCTGAATCCAGCACTCCCTCTGCTCAACACTTTTAAG GAGAACACGTGGGCTCTCAGGTGGTTGTGGGACAATCTGTCCTCCAGCACAGACCGCTGCAGTAGCTTCTTACAGGAGATCAAACAGGAGATGGAAAACACAACAG
- the zgc:112980 gene encoding uncharacterized protein zgc:112980 isoform X2, with the protein MCTAADNREIIILSDDDDEDSDHDISCSDPSVLIVEVEDVKKSDCVLPPSALDEDLVVTFSRRAEVLPHARYDCPIHPFTATDNEVNAPVAGNQLICDQCFCYICDKLASSCVMWCHSGVCHCNSHKRSNFWNDLRNSTLLGALKTFNLTLSEIDAHLRRAETMLQSFKRELSVQFSSFMKGKTLEEYGLLNHQGLIHDYTPVYESVSSFLNKADEQDGRAAAIMRLGAAEDFIRHFHVTGTFILQSPMSNAAEAKVVLMHRVVASVQRQMVMADFTSQFIHKLQDFYKRFNFPPELRSMRNSLCVRPWDDVLLVSVMKGQNVSGVRKDKGKKDVLIEQISVVLLRTELLQHQHRYRELCRYLRVVQTDEPKLLQQVQDLIPFFMCMDGDFTSAVQSSLSSVNSPASRFTPSLFFLYLRIFETATAPNLTVSQPAQLCSSDAEWKPIKDAAPLKPAELVKFALSVQRCCSAVYTDSQCWTLLLTIVNTPCDSLNGLPAPTPEFLNEAKDVVNSILLDQSCSNIQIPRFFQMVYPDHALLLLVTGALGLRILHAALNPALPLLNTFKENTWALRWLWDNLSSSTDRCSSFLQEIKQEMENTTDEENLLPFLQSIIPTLSSSAKDWDQQPSSH; encoded by the exons ATGTGCACAGCGGCGGACAATAGAGAAATAATCATcctcagtgatgatgatgatgaagactcTGACCATGACATATCATGCAGTGACCCCTCGGTTCTCATCGTGGAGGTGGAGGATGTGAAGAAGAGCG ACTGTGTGTTACCTCCCAGCGCGTTGGATGAAGACCTGGTCGTCACCTTCTCCCGTCGTGCTGAGGTGCTGCCTCACGCACGCTACGACTGTCCCATACATCCTTTCAC GGCTACAGACAATGAGGTCAACGCTCCTGTGGCTGGAAATCAGCTCATTTGTGACCAGTGCTTCTGTTACATCTGTGACAAACTGGCGTCATCG tgtgtaaTGTGGTGTCACAGTGGTGTGTGTCACTGCAACAGCCACAAAAGGAGCAACTTCTGGAACGACCTCAGAAACAGTACGCTGCTGGGAGCTCTGAAGACTTTTAACCTCACTCTGTCTGAAATAGACGCTCACCTCCGACGTGCAG AGACAATGCTGCAGAGCTTCAAAAGAGAGCTCTCTGTGCAGTTTTCTTCCTTCATGAAGGGAAAGACGTTAGAGGAATACGGTCTTTTGAACCATCAAGGCCTGATCCACGA TTACACGCCTGTGTATGAGAGCGTGTCATCGTTCCTGAACAAAGCAGATGAACAAGACGGCAGAGCTGCAGCCATCATGAGACTGGGAGCCGCTGAGGACTTTATCCGACATTTCCATGTCACagg GACTTTCATCCTGCAGTCTCCCATGTCTAATGCTGCTGAGGCCAAAGTGGTGTTAATGCACAG ggtAGTAGCATCAGTGCAGAGACAGATGGTAATGGCTGATTTTACCTCACAGTTCATCCACAAACTGCAGGATTTTTACAAAAGATTCAATTTCCCCCCTGAGCTGAGGAGCATGAGGAACAG CCTGTGTGTGCGTCCCTGGGATGACGTCCTGCTGGTGTCTGTAATGAAGGGGCAGAATGTGTCGGGTGTCCGCAAAGACAAAGGCAAGAAGGACGTCCTGATTGAACAGATCTCTGTAGTTTTACTGAGGACAGAACTTCTACAGCATCAGCACAG GTACAGAGAGTTGTGCCGCTACCTACGAGTTGTCCAGACTGATGAACCCAAACT CTTGCAGCAGGTACAAGACCTCATCCCTTTCTTCATGTGCATGGACGGGGACTTTACATCGGCTGTGCAGAGTTCGCTCTCATCGGTGAACAGCCCCGCCTCCCGCTTCACTCCAAGCCTCTTCTTCCTTTACCTCCGCATCTTTGAAACAGCAACTGCACCAAATCTGACGGTCAGTCAGCCCGCACAGCTCTGCAGTTCTGACGCAGAATGGAAGCCAATTAAAG ATGCTGCACCACTGAAGCCTGCTGAGCTGGTCAAGTTTGCTCTCAGCGTTCAGAGATGCTGCTCAGCTGTTTACACAGAT TCTCAGTGTTGGACCCTTTTACTCACAATCGTTAACACACCTTGTGATTCACTCAACGGTCTACCAGCACCCACCCCGGAGTTTCTAAAc GAAGCGAAGGATGTTGTAAATTCGATTCTGCTCGACCAGTCCTGCTCCAACATACAGATCCCACGATTCTTCCAGATG gtgtaCCCAGATCATGCCTTGTTGCTGTTGGTAACAGGGGCTTTAGGTCTGAGAATCCTTCATGCTGCTCTGAATCCAGCACTCCCTCTGCTCAACACTTTTAAG GAGAACACGTGGGCTCTCAGGTGGTTGTGGGACAATCTGTCCTCCAGCACAGACCGCTGCAGTAGCTTCTTACAGGAGATCAAACAGGAGATGGAAAACACAACAG